In Lycium ferocissimum isolate CSIRO_LF1 unplaced genomic scaffold, AGI_CSIRO_Lferr_CH_V1 ctg6772, whole genome shotgun sequence, a genomic segment contains:
- the LOC132045495 gene encoding norbelladine synthase-like, with product MKGTISDEIEVNVPANVAWELYGTLHLSRFIVQELPTLLNKVDVIEGDGSTGTVLKITFPEGTPGVPYFKERFNIVDDEKRYKQSQVIEGGYVDLGYTFYGIRFEVNEKDENSCITKFTVSYEVEDVKLASHAFTMVEPLQTVIRSAKTYLTNKTYN from the exons ATGAAGGGGACAATTTCAGATGAGATAGAAGTGAATGTGCCTGCAAATGTAGCATGGGAACTCTATGGCACATTGCATCTATCTAGGTTCATTGTGCAAGAGTTGCCTACTCTTCTTAACAAAGTTGATGTAATTGAAGGTGATGGTAGTACTGGAACAGTCCTCAAAATCACTTTTCCTGAAG gTACTCCAGGAGTACCTTATTTCAAGGAGAGATTCAACATAGTGGATGATGAGAAAAGATACAAGCAATCACAGGTGATTGAAGGTGGATATGTTGATCTTGGCTATACTTTTTATGGAATAAGGTTTGAGGTGAATGAgaaggatgaaaattcatgcATTACAAAGTTTACAGTGAGTTATGAAGTGGAAGATGTGAAGCTTGCAAGTCATGCATTCACAATGGTTGAGCCATTGCAGACTGTTATCAGATCCGCCAAGACTTATTTGACAAACAAAACATATAATTGA